Below is a genomic region from Aminivibrio pyruvatiphilus.
CCTGACATGACCTACGTGGAGACCTCCGCCCGTACCGTGGCCCAGTATGCCCACAAAAATATGCTCGTGGTCCTGGAGTCCACCACATGGCCCGGCACCACCGAGGAGATCCTCAAGCCCATTTTCGAGGAAAAGGGATTCACCGTGGGGAAGGACCTCCACCTCGCCTTCTCCCCAGAGCGGGTCGACCCCGGCAACCTCCTTTATAAGACCAAGAACACTCCCAAGGTCGTGGGCGGCTGCACCCCCTCCTGTACGGACCACGCCAAGGCACTCTACGAGGCGGTCCTCCAGGCACCCATATTCGCCGTCTCCACACCGAAGGAAGCGGAGATGACCAAGATCCTGGAGAACACCTTCCGGATCGTCAACTGCGCCCTCGCCAACGAAATGGCCATCATCTGCCACAAGATGGGCGTCAACGTCTGGGAAGTCATCGCCGCCGCGGCCACCAAGCCCTTCGGCTTCGTCCCCTTCTATCCCGGCCCCGGCGTGGGAGGCCACTGCATTCCCATCGATCCGTACTACCTCACGTGGAAGGCCCGGGCCCACGACTACCACACCCGCCTCATCGAGATGGCCGGAGACATCAACGACGAAATGCCCGCCTACGTGGTCACCCGCCTCCAGGACCTCCTCAACGACCGGTGCAAGCCCATGAAGGGAAGCCGGGTCCTCCTCCTCGGCGTGGCCTACAAGGGCGACATCGACGACCTTCGCGAATCCCCGGCCCTAAAGGTCTGGGACGAACTCGAACATAAAGGCGCCGCGGTGGACTACTTCGACCCCTACTGCCCCAGGGCGAAGCGCCCCGGAGGAACGAGAAAATCAATCGAACTCACCCCTGAAGCGCTTGCAGTATACGATGCCGTCATCGTCACTTCCGCTCACAAAAAGGGCGTGGATTACAGCCTGGTGGAGAAGCACGCATCCCTCGTCCTGGATACCAAGAACGTCTACGGCGGGAAAGAACGGGAGAACATCGTTCTGCTATGAATTCACATGGTACAAAACTTATTACCAAAATGAACGGTGATCTGAATGAGGTTGAGCGGATCCGCAGACTTATCCGGAAGGGAGAAGGTCTGACCATTGAGTTTAAAGAATCAGGGCGGGCTCTCAGCAAAAGCGTGTACCAAACAGTATGTGCCTTTCTCAACCGGAACGGGGGAAATATTCTTCTTGGAGTAGCCGATGACGGCAGAATTACAGGAATTGATCAGGGAAACATTTCCCGAATAAAAAGAGATTTTGCCTCGACTTTGAACAATCGGGAAAAAATC
It encodes:
- a CDS encoding nucleotide sugar dehydrogenase, which encodes MTLLEKITGKTARVGVVGLGYVGLPLAVEKAKAGFTVIGFDVQKEKCDSVNRGENYIGDVVPEELTRLVNNGHLSASCDFSRIAECDVVAICVPTPLDHYKQPDMTYVETSARTVAQYAHKNMLVVLESTTWPGTTEEILKPIFEEKGFTVGKDLHLAFSPERVDPGNLLYKTKNTPKVVGGCTPSCTDHAKALYEAVLQAPIFAVSTPKEAEMTKILENTFRIVNCALANEMAIICHKMGVNVWEVIAAAATKPFGFVPFYPGPGVGGHCIPIDPYYLTWKARAHDYHTRLIEMAGDINDEMPAYVVTRLQDLLNDRCKPMKGSRVLLLGVAYKGDIDDLRESPALKVWDELEHKGAAVDYFDPYCPRAKRPGGTRKSIELTPEALAVYDAVIVTSAHKKGVDYSLVEKHASLVLDTKNVYGGKERENIVLL